The Streptomyces sp. M92 nucleotide sequence GGCGGCCTCGCAGGAGAAGCCGGACGCGATCATCGACGTGGCGACGCTGACCGGCGCGATGATGCTGGCGCTGGGCAACCGGACGTACGGGATCATGGCGAACGACGACGCGTTCCGCACCGCGGTGCACGAGGCGTCGGAGGAGGTCGGCGAGCCGGCGTGGCCGATGCCGCTGCCGGAGCACCTGCGCAAGGGCATGGACTCGCCGACCGCCGACATCGCCAACATGGGCGAGCGGATGGGCGGCGGTCTGGTGGCCGGCCTGTTCCTGCGCGAGTTCGTGGGCGAGGGCATCGCGTGGGCGCACCTGGACGTCGCGGGTCCGGCGTACAACGAGGGCGGTCCGTTCGGGTACACGCCGAAGGGCGGTACGGGGACGGCGGTGCGGACGCTGGTGCGGGTTGCCGAGCTGGCGGCTGCGGGGGACCTGGGCTAAGGGCGCCTGAGAGCTCGGGGGTGCGGGTGATTCTGGCGGCTGCGGGTCCGTTGTGGCTGGTCGCGCAGTTCCCCGCGCCCCTGGCGGCGTCGTCCCTCCGTGGGTGCCCGACTGACCCGGCCGGTCGCGCCCACGCGGCGGAGTCGCAGATCGAACACAGCCCCGCGCCCCTACGGACGTCTCCGCTTCCTCCGCTACGAGCGAACGTGGGGCGTCTCACACACCGGCCCCACGTCTCGTCGGTCCCCTACAAGTGCGAAGATGGGGCTCGGCAGGACAGGGCCCCCACCTAAGGGCCGAGAACAAAGAGCGGCCGGACACCAGCCGCCGACCGGTCACTGGAGACCGGCGTGGCGCACATGCATGGAGGACGTGACGTGGCGAACGACGCCAGCACCGTTTTCGACCTAGTGATCCTCGGCGGTGGCAGCGGTGGTTACGCCGCGGCCCTGCGCGGGGCGCAGCTGGGCCTGGACGTCGCCCTGATCGAGAAGGACAAGGTCGGCGGTACCTGCCTGCACAAGGGGTGCATCCCCACCAAGGCCCTGCTGCACGCGGGCGAGATCGCCGACCAGGCCCGCGAGAGCGAGCAGTTCGGCGTGAAGGCCACGTTCGAGGGCATCGACGTGGCGGCCGTGCACAAGTACAAGGACGACGTGATCTCGGGCCTGTACAAGGGCCTGCAGGGTCTGATCGCCTCGCGCAAGGTGACCTACATCGAGGGTGAGGGCCGCCTGTCCTCCCCGACCTCCGTGGATGTGAACGGCCAGCGGATCCAGGGCCGCCACATCCTGCTGGCGACCGGCTCCGTGCCGAAGTCGCTGCCGGGCCTGGAGATCGACGGCGACCGGATCATCTCCTCCGACCACGCCCTCAAGCTCGACCGCGTGCCGAAGTCCGCGATCGTCCTGGGCGGCGGCGTCATCGGCGTCGAGTTCGCCTCCGCGTGGAAGTCCTTCGGCACCGACGTCACGATCGTCGAGGGCCTCAAGCACCTCGTGCCGGTCGAGGACGAGAACAGCTCCAAGCTGCTGGAGCGCGCCTTCCGCAAGCGGGGCATCAAGTTCAACCTGGGCACCTTCTTCGAGAAGGCGGAGTACACCCAGGACGGCGTCAAGGTCACCCTCGCCGACGGCAAGGAGTTCGAGGCCGAGGTCCTGCTCGTCGCCATCGGCCGCGGCCCGGTCTCGCAGGGCCTGGGCTACGAGGAGGCCGGGGTCGCCATGGACCGCGGCTTCGTCCTGGTCGACGAGTACATGCGGACCAACGTCCCGACGATCTCCGCCGTCGGTGACCTCGTCCCGACCCTCCAGCTCGCGCACGTCGGCTTCGCCGAGGGCATGCTGGTGGCGGAGCGGCTGGCCGGTCTGAAGACCGTCCCGGTCGACTACGACGGCGTGCCGCGGGTGACGTACTGCCACCCCGAGGTCGCCTCCGTGGGCATCACCGAGGCCAAGGCCAAGGAGATCTACGGTGCGGACAAGGTCGTCGCCCTGAAGTA carries:
- the lpdA gene encoding dihydrolipoyl dehydrogenase yields the protein MANDASTVFDLVILGGGSGGYAAALRGAQLGLDVALIEKDKVGGTCLHKGCIPTKALLHAGEIADQARESEQFGVKATFEGIDVAAVHKYKDDVISGLYKGLQGLIASRKVTYIEGEGRLSSPTSVDVNGQRIQGRHILLATGSVPKSLPGLEIDGDRIISSDHALKLDRVPKSAIVLGGGVIGVEFASAWKSFGTDVTIVEGLKHLVPVEDENSSKLLERAFRKRGIKFNLGTFFEKAEYTQDGVKVTLADGKEFEAEVLLVAIGRGPVSQGLGYEEAGVAMDRGFVLVDEYMRTNVPTISAVGDLVPTLQLAHVGFAEGMLVAERLAGLKTVPVDYDGVPRVTYCHPEVASVGITEAKAKEIYGADKVVALKYNLAGNGKSKILKTTGEIKLVQVKDGAVVGVHMVGDRMGEQVGEAQLIYNWEALPAEVAQLVHAHPTQNEAMGEAHLALAGKPLHSHD